The Salegentibacter sp. Hel_I_6 region TAATCGCCCTGTTTTCAATCCTTTTTATTTCGTTTTTCCTGCTTAAAGACAGCAAACTAATGCTAAATAGTATCCTTGTTTTTGCCAATCGGGGAGACGAACAAAAATTTCAACGGGTTTTTAATAAAATAAAAATCTTACTATCGCGGTATTTTGTGGGGTTAACGCTGCAAATCACCGTTTTATTTGTGCTTTACGCTATTCTTTTAAGTGTTTTTGAGATCAATAATCCTATTGCAATTGCCTTTATCTGTGCCTTTCTAAATCTAGTGCCTTATTTAGGACCTCTCTTTGCTGGAATTTTAATGGCACTTTTTGTGATTTCAAGCAACCTGGGAGCCGATTTCCAGTTAATTATTTTGCCGAAATTGGGTTATATTATGTTAGGTTACGCTATTTGCCAGCTTATAGACAATATGATCTCACAACCTATGATATTTGGCGCTAGCGTAAAATCGCATCCCCTAGAAATTTTCCTTATTATTTTAATCGCGGGAATTATGTTTGGAATAACCGGGATGGTTGTAGCCGTTCCTTTTTATACAGCCTTAAAAGTTATTGCAAAAGAATCTTTAAGCGAATATAAGATCGTAAAGAGACTTACCAGGGACCTTTAAATTCATTATTTTGAATAAAGCCTTATTACAAAAGGAAGTTCAGGAATTTCTTAGAAATAACCTGAAAACTACTCCGGCTAAATTAGCGCTACGCGGAAGCCCTTTTTCTAATATATCCTCTTCTGAATTGGCTCAGCAATTAACCGGATTACAGAAAGCTGAAAAGAAATTACCAACCTGGTTCGCCAATCGCAAAATTTATTATCCGCCAAAACTTAATTTGGAACAAACATCCTCTGAAACTACCGCAAAATATAAGGCTTCATTAATTCACGGAAAAACTCTTTTAGATCTCACAGGTGGACTGGGAATAGACGATTTTTATTTTGCCGAAAATTTTAAGGAAGTAATTCATTGCGAGTTAAATGCTGAATTATCTGAAATCGCAGTACATAATTTGAATCAATTAGGCAGGGAAAATATCTCCTTTAAAAATGAAGACAGTATTTCATTTTTAAAAGCTTCTAACAATAAATTCGATGTTATTTATGCAGACCCGGGCCGACGTGATAATGCTGGCGGGAAAGTCTTTCGGCTGGCAGATTGTTTGCCAAATATTCCTGAGAATATTGATTTGCTATTTAATAAAAGTAATACGATTCTTATTAAAACCTCTCCACTACTCGATTTGCAAGCCGGAATTTCAGAATTAAGATTTGTTACTGAAATTCATATTATAGCGATTAATAATGATGTAAAGGAATTACTGTGGTTTTTGAAAAAAGGAAAAAATTCAGATATAAAAATAAAAACGCTGAATTTAAAAAACACAGGCTTGGAAGAATTTGATGGAATTTTTAATAAAACAAGTACTGAAACCAAATATTCCTTACCGCAAACTTTTCTTTTTGAACCGAATGCGGCCATCATGAAAAGCGGACTTTTTGGGGAAGTTGCTTCTAAAACCAACACTTCAAAACTTCATCCAAATTCTCATTTATATACTTCAGATCAAAAAATAAAATTCCCTGGTAGAAATTTTAAAATAATTGATGTTCACGAGTATAAACCTATTAACCTAAAGAAGAAATTGAAGAATATTAAAGCTAATATAACTACCAGAAATTTCCCTGAAAATGTAGCTTCTTTAAGAAAAAAGTTCAAAATTAAGGATGGTGGTAAGCAATTTATATTCTTTACAACCAACTTGAATAATGAAAAAATCGTACTAATTTGCGAGAAAGTTTAAGCACGTTCTTGCAGCCTGTCTTTAACAAATTCTACTTTAGTTTTCCCGTGAGGTGTTGGTTTCCCATTTTCATCTAGAGTGACCATAATAACCTTATCTATCGTTATAATCGTAGATCTAGTCATTTTATTTCTAACCTCGCATTTTAAAGTTAAAGAGGTAGTTCCAAATTTAAGAACTTCTATCCCAATTTCAATAATGTCACCTTGTTTCGCAGAGTATTGAAAATTAATCTCACTCATATATTTAGTGACACATTTAGAATTTTCTAGCTGAATAATGCTATAAAGCGCACATTCCTCATCTATCCAGGCGAGTAAACTACCACCAAATAAAGTTCCATTGGGATTTAAGTCTTCGGGTTTGATCCATTTTCTGGTATGAAATCTCATATTTTTATTTTAAAAATAGCCATAATATGTGGCTTGATAAAACCTGTACTCATAATTACCAACTTCATAAAATCATCGGTTTTATAAAGGATTTTTATAAAAATAGCAATCAAAATTAGAAGATTCTATAAATAATTTTTAGCTGCTTCAATGATATCAGCGTGATCAAAAGCTAATTCAGGTAATTTGTCGATGCTTACCCACGAGGCCTCTGCAGCATCATCACCCGCTTTAAGATCTTCCTCACAGAAAATTCGGCTTACAAAGGCAATAGAAATCGTCCTCCCTCTGGGATCACGACCTGGTGCACCGAAGGCCCTTACCTGTTCCATAGTTTTTACATCAACCCCGGTTTCTTCTTTAAGTTCGCGTTTTGCCGCGGTAATTAAATCTTCAGATTCATTTATAAAACCACCGGGAAGTGCCCATTGGTCTACAAAAGGATCATTTTTTCTTTTAATAAGCAAAACCTTGAAATCATTATTTGCATTACAAAAAACTACACTATCTACGGTTACTGCTACTTCTTGCTGTTTCATTTTATTTTAAAGTTTTAGGTATTTTTATATCTGTTTTAAATCGTTCATTAAATTTCTTTATGAAATATGCTGAAAGCAAAGGAGAGGCTTCTTCTATATTTTGATGAATAAAAAAGTACACATTCTCCAAACCTTCTTTTTTCCACTCTTCTAATTTGTCTATCCAATCATCTAATCTTGTATAATCTGTTTCGTGATTGGCTCCATTATATCTTATAAAAGCAGTGCTGTTACTCAATCGCATATGTATAAGATCCCGTCTTCCGGCGGTATCGGTTATTATGTGGGCTACATTTCTTTTTTGTAGAACATCATAAAGCTCATTAGAAATTTGTTCATCAGCATACCACTCGGGATGTCTTAATTCTACTGAAATTGGAATCTCTTTTGGCCAATGTGCAAGGAAATCGTCTAGCCTGATAATAGACTTAGGGGAAAAATCATCTCGCATTTGAAGAAAAACCATTCCTAATTTTTCTTTTAGTTGAAGAAGATTTTTCACAAATTCATCAGTCTGTTCTTCTGTTCCATTAAGCCTTTTTATATGACTTATGATTCTGGGCACTTTTGGAAAAAACTTAAAATTTTCTTCCGCTTTTCCATACCATTTTTCAAACTGCTCTTCAGGATACATTCTGTAAAAGGAACCGTTGAATTCTATACTATTAAATTGGGATGAATAATAAATCAACTCATCTTTTGTTCCCCTGGGATAAAAATTCTTCAGGTCTTTTCTGTTCCATTTTGCACAACCAATTCTTACATCGTTAAACCCATCTTTACTACTAGTCTTGTTAAGAACTTTAATAGTATCAGGATGTGTTTCAGGTAATGTGAAATCTATATTTTCAGGGTGATCTACTTTTCCAAAGTTCATATTAAAACTAATATTTATTGAAGTAAACGGTTTTCCTATTGGTAAATTCTTTAATCCCGTGATGGGATAATTCCCTGCCGTACCCCGAGATTTTGGTTCCTCCAAATGGTAATCTGGGATCACTTTTCACAAGCTCGTTTACAAAAACAGCCCCGTCTTCAAATTCAGGTAAAATTTTAAGAGCAAATTCCTCATCTTCTGTGAAAATTGAAACGCCAAGACCAAAACTGGAAGAATTAACGAGATCTATCGCTTCCTGCTCATCTTTAAATTCGGTTACAGAGATGGCAGGGCCAAAAGTTTCTTCATCAAAAACCGGCATTCCTTCCCTGGCTCCAGTGATGATGGTAGGTTCAAAATAAGTGCCATCCCGTTTTCCGCCAAGAATAATTTTAGCGCCTTTTTTTACGGAATCTTTAATCTGGTCCTCAAGATCTTCGGCTAAACTTTCTTTAGCCATTACGCCAATAAAAGTTTCTTCATCCATAGGATCGCCGCTTTTTATCTCGCGAACCTGCCGGGTGAATTCATCTAGAAATTCTTCTGAAATATCTTTATGAAGCAGTAAACGTTTCCCGGCAATGCAACTTTGCCCCGTATTTTGAAAGCGGGCCTGTACGCAGGTTTTAACGCTTTCAGCAATATTGGCATCTTTAAATACCACGAGGGCATTACTCCCACCAAGTTCTAAAACCGATTTTTTGATCTCTTCTCCTGCGATAGCCGCTACACTGCTTCCTGCACGCCCACTTCCGGTTAATGTTACCGCTTTTACTTTTTTATTTCGAATAATGCTTTCTACTTTTTTACTACCTATCACCAGATTTTGAAAACAATCTTCAGGAAATCCTGCTCTTTCAAATACTTTCTGAATATTATTAGCCGAGAGCATTACATTGCTGGCGTGTTTTAGAATTCCAATATTTCCTGCCATAAGTGCCGGTGCCGCAAACCTAAAGACCTGCCAGAAAGGATAATTCCATGGCATTACAGCAAGAACAACTCCCAGCGGTTCATAAGCTACATAGGAATTTTTAGCATCGGTTTTTATTTTTTCATTTTCTAATTGTGATTCGGCATTTTCAGCATAATATTCACAAACCCAGGCACATTTTTCAATTTCTGCAATAGCTTGTGTAATGGGTTTTCCCATTTCTCTAGTGATCGCTTCTGCATATTCTTTAGAATTATCTCTTAGCTCTTTTGCAGCCTTCATCATTAAATTGCTACGCTCTGCAAAAGAAGTTTCTCTCCAGGATTTGAACCGAGAATTTGCTCTTTTTATAGCTTTTTCAACATCGGCATCACTTAATTCTTTGTGAGTGGAAATTTCTTCGCCGGTATAAGGGTTTTTTGAAATTATCATGGACTAATTAATCTTTTTAAATTTTGGTTGATTCAGGCTTCTATTTAAAGATAAAAAGAAGAATAGGCTTAGACAGGCCGATTAAGACGATTTTAACGTGTACAATGTTTATAACTCGTTTACAAGTCTTTAAACAGGCTCGGAATTTGAGGTATAAAGTTTATTAAATTTAAGAAAACATAGTTCTTATGACACCACGTGACCTTCAATTAGTAGCACTTAGGCCAGAAATACCTTCGGCCAGAGTTTCAGAAAACATGAGTTTAGACGAACAATTTCAGAATAAAACCCTGCGGCCTATTGCCAAACTTCAGGATTCATTATTACTGGAAGTTTTTAGAAATTACACTAAAAAACATAAGAATAAGTTCTACGAACTTAAACTCGAAAAGCGTTTTATTTACATTGAAAATGCTATTCAGCGAGATATTAAATTCAGAAATAGCTTAAAAGGTATAATAATAGGACAATTCACTTTAGAGGAATATGCTACCTATATTCAGAATTCTTCGGCTTTAAATAAACGTATGATGAATATTGTAAAAGAGCGCCTGCAAAGTAATATTCAGCTTTTAGAAGAGGAAGTAACGTACTAAAAGTCCTATAATTATTGTTATAGCAAAACTCATTAAGGTACCTATAAGTACATATTCGGTTTGCTTTCTTGCGCTGGCATCGGTTTTATCACTAAAACGTAAAATTGATTTCGCAGCGATTAGAAATCCTATAGCTGAAAAATTTTGGGTGAGAATAAATGTAAGTACCAAAATTCTTTCAAAAATGCCTATATATCTGCCTGCAGCTTCCAGACTGTGACTTTCACCATTAGGTTGAATTTCGTTATGCCAGCGTTTGGTAGCTTTTCCAATTAAAAAACCGGCTGGAAAAATAACCAGAAGATACCCGATGAAAATTGCTAAAATTCGAGGAGAAGAAAAGACATCAGCTATAAAAGGAATTATTTCTGAAAAACCATCAATTAGATAGATCCATACTAAAATTATGATTAGTAGATGCCAAAGCTGATCTATTAAAAATAGTTTTAAAGTGTCTTTTCTATGCTGAAGTTTCCATAGATCTATAAAAAAGTGACTTACACTAATTACTATAGGGATATACCATAAATGCCATTGTTGAAGAAAAAGATAAGTTAGAAAACCGGCTAAAAAGGAGTGGAAATACAAAAACCAGGAACCGGCTTTTTTCTCTCTTTTTTGCTTTACCAGTTTGGTAGGCTGCAGCACAAAATCGGTTAAAATATGTGCCAGGAGAAGTTGAAGCAGGAATAGCGTGGTTTCTTCCATAATTAAAATTAAAAACTTTGGGCAGTTATATTTTCAAAACGCTTAAGCAATACCGAAATTGCTTCCCAGGCACAAGCCTTTTTACGTTGATTAACTGCCGACTGACTTATTTTCAATATTTCGGCGATCTCTGTTTCTTTCATTCCTTTTAGCAGAAAATAAACCACTTCAGCAGAAGCCTGGCTCCATTTTTCCATCACGGCATCTAATAGAAATAAACTCGCTTCAAATTCAGCATTTAAATTTTCTAAAGGTGTTTTTAACCGAATTTTTCTTGAATTACCCTTCATCTCGTCCAAAGTTCTTCCTGAAAATTGAAAAGCCTGCCCATTAGACTCGGCTATAGAATCTCCTTTATAATCAAAATTACCAATGCCAATGGCCATTTTTACATCGGCCAAACTACTGGCATTTTTTTGATCTTTTGCCCTAACTTTATTAATAAGACTTTTTATTTGTAAAGCTATTTTTAATGAATCCTGAAATTTTGAAACCACACCCTGGAAGCTGTCACCACGATAAATTTCAAAATCAATTTCACTTTCGGGGTAATCCTGTTTTAATTTTTCAAATTCTGAATTTAGATTCTTTAGAATCTCATCTAAAAATACTTCAGAATAATTTGAAGAATCTACTAAATCGGCTGTAATTACGGCTATCATATTCCAAATATAATAAAAATATTAGTCTATAAGCTTATATTATATATTTATAAGTTTACAGGCTTATAATAAGCTTTTATAAGCTTATAGGCTTATATGTAAATTGATAGAGCTTATTAAACTTTTGCTAAATATTCTTGTAGCCTGCTTAGGTTATTTAATTTTAAAAAAATCAATAAAAATACTATGGTAAGTAATAAAAAAGAGCTTTATCTAAATTGTTTAGATGCAGTAAATCAAAAAATTGAAAGGTATCAAAAGGAAATGGACCTTATTAAAGAGTCTATGGAAGCTAATGATATAAAAACAGATTATGACGAGGATAATAAAGGAGAGCTTTTGAGCGATTTTGAGAAATATGCAGGTCGTTTAAGCGATGCCCGTGAAATGAAAGAGGAGTTAAGTAGAATAGATACTGAGCATTATAGCGAAGTAATTAATTTTGGAAGCGTTGTAGAAACCTCTGGAAATTATTATTTCGTTTCTGTGCCTATAGGTGAAATTTCTATGGAAGATGGAAGCAGTGTTTATGCAATTTCAACTAAAGCCCCAATTTATAAAGAAATGGAAGGTAAAAAAGAGGGCGATACTTTTAGCTTTAATGACGAAGAAGTAAAAATCACTGCAGTAGGTTAAAACTTATTCTGGATATTCTACCCTAAGGTGAAAAATATTCTTAAGCTTACGTTTAAGGATTTTTTTCACCACTTGTATTTCCTTAAAAGTAATATTAGAATTAAGGAATTGCTCATCCTTCATTTGTTTATTAATAATTTTTTCTACAAAATTATCTATTACCCCCGCGGTAGGCTCCTTTAAACTTTTACTGGCAGCCTCTACACTATCGCACATCATTAATATTGCGGTTTCCTTACTAAAAGGAATAGGCCCAGGATACATAAAATCTTCTGCTATAGCATTTTCATTATTTTCCTTTTCTTTCATATAAAAGAAATAAACCGTGGTTGTCCCATGGTGAGTTCTAATAAAGTCTATAACCCTATCTGGGAGGTTATGTTTTTTAGCAATTTCAATCCCATTAATTACGTGGTCAGTAATAATTTGGGCGCTTTCCCGTGGTGCTAATTCATCGTGTGAATTCACTGCCGAAGTTTGATTTTCAGAAAAATAAGTGGGATTTTTCATTTTACCAATATCATGGTAAAGTGCTCCTACCCTTACTAACATGGCATTAGCTCCAATTTCATTGGCTGCAGCTTCCGCTAAATTCGCTACGTTTAAAGAATGGTGAAAAGTTCCAGGAGCTTTTTCTGAAAGCTCTTTCAGCAATTTTGAATTGGTATCTGAAAGTTCCAGTAAAGACATATCTGAAACCATCCCGAAGATCTTCTCATAGATATAAATTAGAGGCTGAACGAATAATGTAGCCAAGCCTCCCAAAAGAAAAGTAAGCAAGACTTCCCCTTCCACATCGGCGATGTTTCCTTCCTGGATAACCGTAAAAGCGAAATAAGAAATAATATATACCAAAGTAATTTGTCCTACCGAAATAAAAAGGTTTGCACGCTTATAAAGTTCAGAAACTGTAAGAATGGTTACAATTCCGGCTATAATTTGCAGAAACATATATTCATAACTATTGGGTACAATAAAACCAAGTAGTAAAACTGTAATTACGTGAGTAAACATTCCCAAACGAGCATCAAAAAACGCTTTTAGTGTTAGGGGTAAAATACACAATGGCACCACATAAACGTAGTCTATATTGAAATTAACCACTAATTTAGTGAGTAACACCATAAAGAGAATATTGAAGAAAATGAAAGTGACCTTTACATTATTATCAAAGATTTCTTCCCGGTATTTTTTAATAAATAAAAGCAGCATTAAAAGCGCAAGGGCAACCAGAACGCTATAGCCTACAATTATCCATTTATAATTACTTGCACTCCAAACCTGCGATTCGTATTCGTTTTTTAGTGATCTAAGAATATTATATTTATTTCCCTCCACAACTTCTCCACGGGCAATCACCCTACTTCCCTGTTCAATATTACCACGGGTATAAGAGATATTGCTCAGTTTACTTTCCAATTCTTTTTGAGTAAAAGCGCTATCAAAACTTACATTAGGTTCTATTAAGGTGAAGAAAATATCCAGCAGTTCATTTTCAAAAATTGAAAGATTAGAATTTTCAATTTCAGAATTCAGAAAATTTCTTACTTCATCTTGTTTTAGAATATCTTTATAAGAAATTTCAAAGGCTTCATTTCCTTTGCGCAAGTAAACAAGTTGATTTTCATCCAGGCGGTTATTTGCCTGTAATAATCCGAATTCGTAAACTTCTTCCAGGGTTTCATTTACAAATCCTATAATTTGAATTGCTCGGTTAGTAAGAATACTATCCGGGAATACT contains the following coding sequences:
- a CDS encoding transcription elongation factor → MVSNKKELYLNCLDAVNQKIERYQKEMDLIKESMEANDIKTDYDEDNKGELLSDFEKYAGRLSDAREMKEELSRIDTEHYSEVINFGSVVETSGNYYFVSVPIGEISMEDGSSVYAISTKAPIYKEMEGKKEGDTFSFNDEEVKITAVG
- a CDS encoding HD family phosphohydrolase, whose translation is MKKFVNNLYKNQALFYKVFLFALTAVLIVYLLPKGGNFKYEIPKGKPWQYENLYAPFDFAILKSEEEIQKERQSIINNHTPYFQFNKDIPSQVEAEVPEVVQEVFPDSILTNRAIQIIGFVNETLEEVYEFGLLQANNRLDENQLVYLRKGNEAFEISYKDILKQDEVRNFLNSEIENSNLSIFENELLDIFFTLIEPNVSFDSAFTQKELESKLSNISYTRGNIEQGSRVIARGEVVEGNKYNILRSLKNEYESQVWSASNYKWIIVGYSVLVALALLMLLLFIKKYREEIFDNNVKVTFIFFNILFMVLLTKLVVNFNIDYVYVVPLCILPLTLKAFFDARLGMFTHVITVLLLGFIVPNSYEYMFLQIIAGIVTILTVSELYKRANLFISVGQITLVYIISYFAFTVIQEGNIADVEGEVLLTFLLGGLATLFVQPLIYIYEKIFGMVSDMSLLELSDTNSKLLKELSEKAPGTFHHSLNVANLAEAAANEIGANAMLVRVGALYHDIGKMKNPTYFSENQTSAVNSHDELAPRESAQIITDHVINGIEIAKKHNLPDRVIDFIRTHHGTTTVYFFYMKEKENNENAIAEDFMYPGPIPFSKETAILMMCDSVEAASKSLKEPTAGVIDNFVEKIINKQMKDEQFLNSNITFKEIQVVKKILKRKLKNIFHLRVEYPE
- a CDS encoding DUF72 domain-containing protein; protein product: MNFGKVDHPENIDFTLPETHPDTIKVLNKTSSKDGFNDVRIGCAKWNRKDLKNFYPRGTKDELIYYSSQFNSIEFNGSFYRMYPEEQFEKWYGKAEENFKFFPKVPRIISHIKRLNGTEEQTDEFVKNLLQLKEKLGMVFLQMRDDFSPKSIIRLDDFLAHWPKEIPISVELRHPEWYADEQISNELYDVLQKRNVAHIITDTAGRRDLIHMRLSNSTAFIRYNGANHETDYTRLDDWIDKLEEWKKEGLENVYFFIHQNIEEASPLLSAYFIKKFNERFKTDIKIPKTLK
- a CDS encoding AI-2E family transporter, producing MVGIILLLYFLWEIQSVLVYIAIAAVISLVGRPVVIFFRQRLKIPNQLSVIIVLILVLSIFAGIILVFVPIVIEQSQYLSRIDMEAFRSDLNELNNQINSYLGVEEINLIEGLKQSEFIRNFDISAVPRLLNNVFSILGATLIALFSILFISFFLLKDSKLMLNSILVFANRGDEQKFQRVFNKIKILLSRYFVGLTLQITVLFVLYAILLSVFEINNPIAIAFICAFLNLVPYLGPLFAGILMALFVISSNLGADFQLIILPKLGYIMLGYAICQLIDNMISQPMIFGASVKSHPLEIFLIILIAGIMFGITGMVVAVPFYTALKVIAKESLSEYKIVKRLTRDL
- a CDS encoding class I SAM-dependent methyltransferase; protein product: MNKALLQKEVQEFLRNNLKTTPAKLALRGSPFSNISSSELAQQLTGLQKAEKKLPTWFANRKIYYPPKLNLEQTSSETTAKYKASLIHGKTLLDLTGGLGIDDFYFAENFKEVIHCELNAELSEIAVHNLNQLGRENISFKNEDSISFLKASNNKFDVIYADPGRRDNAGGKVFRLADCLPNIPENIDLLFNKSNTILIKTSPLLDLQAGISELRFVTEIHIIAINNDVKELLWFLKKGKNSDIKIKTLNLKNTGLEEFDGIFNKTSTETKYSLPQTFLFEPNAAIMKSGLFGEVASKTNTSKLHPNSHLYTSDQKIKFPGRNFKIIDVHEYKPINLKKKLKNIKANITTRNFPENVASLRKKFKIKDGGKQFIFFTTNLNNEKIVLICEKV
- a CDS encoding acyl-CoA thioesterase translates to MRFHTRKWIKPEDLNPNGTLFGGSLLAWIDEECALYSIIQLENSKCVTKYMSEINFQYSAKQGDIIEIGIEVLKFGTTSLTLKCEVRNKMTRSTIITIDKVIMVTLDENGKPTPHGKTKVEFVKDRLQERA
- a CDS encoding NUDIX hydrolase; this encodes MKQQEVAVTVDSVVFCNANNDFKVLLIKRKNDPFVDQWALPGGFINESEDLITAAKRELKEETGVDVKTMEQVRAFGAPGRDPRGRTISIAFVSRIFCEEDLKAGDDAAEASWVSIDKLPELAFDHADIIEAAKNYL
- a CDS encoding DUF3307 domain-containing protein, whose translation is MEETTLFLLQLLLAHILTDFVLQPTKLVKQKREKKAGSWFLYFHSFLAGFLTYLFLQQWHLWYIPIVISVSHFFIDLWKLQHRKDTLKLFLIDQLWHLLIIILVWIYLIDGFSEIIPFIADVFSSPRILAIFIGYLLVIFPAGFLIGKATKRWHNEIQPNGESHSLEAAGRYIGIFERILVLTFILTQNFSAIGFLIAAKSILRFSDKTDASARKQTEYVLIGTLMSFAITIIIGLLVRYFLF
- a CDS encoding NAD-dependent succinate-semialdehyde dehydrogenase, which translates into the protein MIISKNPYTGEEISTHKELSDADVEKAIKRANSRFKSWRETSFAERSNLMMKAAKELRDNSKEYAEAITREMGKPITQAIAEIEKCAWVCEYYAENAESQLENEKIKTDAKNSYVAYEPLGVVLAVMPWNYPFWQVFRFAAPALMAGNIGILKHASNVMLSANNIQKVFERAGFPEDCFQNLVIGSKKVESIIRNKKVKAVTLTGSGRAGSSVAAIAGEEIKKSVLELGGSNALVVFKDANIAESVKTCVQARFQNTGQSCIAGKRLLLHKDISEEFLDEFTRQVREIKSGDPMDEETFIGVMAKESLAEDLEDQIKDSVKKGAKIILGGKRDGTYFEPTIITGAREGMPVFDEETFGPAISVTEFKDEQEAIDLVNSSSFGLGVSIFTEDEEFALKILPEFEDGAVFVNELVKSDPRLPFGGTKISGYGRELSHHGIKEFTNRKTVYFNKY